The DNA segment CAATCATAACCTTCATTTATCCCTCAGCCTCCCTCTCCATAATAATAGCTTTTACTTTACACACATTAGCACATACGCCACAGCCTTTGCAATACTCGTAATCAATATCAATGGTTCCATCCTTGTTTTTTGTTATGACACCCTCAGGGCAAAAAACCCAGCATTGCAGACATTTCACACACTTGTTTTTATCTAACTTCGGTTTGAAAACAC comes from the Candidatus Thermoplasmatota archaeon genome and includes:
- a CDS encoding 4Fe-4S binding protein, whose amino-acid sequence is MKKYDVVTSISYPKKGAMGKTGSWRVFKPKLDKNKCVKCLQCWVFCPEGVITKNKDGTIDIDYEYCKGCGVCANVCKVKAIIMEREAEG